In one Pseudomonas sp. Bout1 genomic region, the following are encoded:
- a CDS encoding biotin-dependent carboxyltransferase family protein, protein MSRLLIEASTPLCLLQDTGRFGVRHLGVTQGGALDWVSMSCANWLLGNSLDAPVVEITLGGFTVLAEGYCLLALAGADLGAYVDERAISPGRSFILQKGQRLRFTQPFSGARAYLAAPGGFDAPQVLGSCATVGREELGGLDGFGRALAQNSQLTYSGVGGAMRALSAEQLPKLDAKAPLEVILGAQIGQFGGQSLFDVFNSEWTLDSRADRMGMRLLGTPLEYQGPSLISEGIPLGAIQVPPDGQPIVLLNDRQTIGGYPRLGALTPLALARLAQCLPGEKVRLAPVVQETAHRQHVEYLRRLR, encoded by the coding sequence ATGAGCCGCTTGTTGATCGAGGCCAGCACACCGCTGTGCCTGCTGCAGGACACCGGGCGTTTTGGTGTAAGGCACTTGGGTGTGACCCAGGGCGGCGCGCTGGATTGGGTATCGATGTCGTGCGCCAACTGGTTACTGGGCAACTCACTGGATGCGCCGGTGGTGGAAATCACCTTGGGTGGCTTCACCGTTCTGGCCGAGGGCTATTGCCTGCTGGCATTGGCCGGGGCAGATCTGGGCGCGTATGTCGATGAGCGCGCGATCAGCCCGGGGCGCAGCTTTATTCTGCAAAAAGGCCAGCGCTTGCGGTTTACCCAGCCTTTCAGCGGTGCGCGGGCCTACCTGGCAGCGCCGGGCGGGTTTGATGCGCCGCAGGTGCTGGGCAGTTGCGCCACGGTGGGGCGTGAAGAGCTGGGCGGGCTCGACGGTTTTGGGCGGGCGCTGGCGCAAAATTCGCAACTCACCTATTCAGGCGTTGGCGGTGCAATGCGGGCGTTGTCTGCCGAGCAATTGCCGAAACTCGATGCTAAGGCGCCACTGGAGGTGATACTCGGGGCGCAAATTGGCCAGTTCGGCGGGCAGAGTCTGTTTGATGTGTTCAACAGCGAATGGACCCTCGACAGCCGCGCCGACCGCATGGGCATGCGCTTGCTCGGCACGCCGCTGGAATATCAGGGGCCGTCGCTGATCTCGGAAGGCATCCCGCTGGGCGCGATCCAGGTGCCGCCGGATGGGCAGCCGATTGTGTTGCTCAATGACCGGCAGACCATTGGCGGCTACCCGCGACTGGGGGCGTTGACGCCATTGGCGCTGGCGCGGCTGGCGCAGTGCTTGCCGGGGGAGAAGGTGCGGTTGGCGCCGGTGGTGCAGGAGACGGCGCATCGCCAGCACGTGGAGTATTTACGCCGCCTTCGATGA
- a CDS encoding vWA domain-containing protein translates to MLLNLFNEMRAAKVPVSVRELLDLINALKQRVTFADMDEFYYLARAILVKDERHFDKFDRAFGAYFNGLEKLDDHLQALIPEDWLRKEFERSLTDEERAQIQSLGGLDKLIEEFKKRLEEQKERHAGGNKWIGTGGTSPFGSGGFNPEGIRVGDAGKRQGKAVKVWDQREYKNLDDSVELGTRNIKIALRRLRKFARQGAAEELDIDGTIDHTARDAGLLNIQMRPERRNTIKLLLLFDIGGSMDAHVKTCEELFSACKTEFKHLEYFYFHNFIYESVWKNNMRRGSERTSTQDLLHKYGADYKVIFIGDAAMAPYEITQAGGSVEHWNEEPGYVWMQRFMEKYKKLIWINPYPKDTWGYTASTGIVRDLIEDQMFPLTLRGLEEGMRFLSK, encoded by the coding sequence ATGCTGCTCAACCTGTTCAATGAAATGCGTGCTGCCAAGGTGCCGGTCTCGGTGCGCGAGCTGCTCGACCTGATCAACGCGCTGAAACAGCGCGTGACCTTCGCCGACATGGACGAGTTCTACTACTTGGCCCGGGCGATCCTGGTGAAGGACGAACGGCATTTCGACAAGTTTGACCGAGCCTTCGGCGCCTACTTCAACGGCCTGGAAAAACTCGACGATCACCTGCAGGCGCTGATCCCCGAAGACTGGCTGCGCAAGGAGTTCGAACGCTCGCTGACCGACGAAGAGCGCGCGCAAATCCAGTCCCTTGGCGGCCTGGACAAGCTGATCGAAGAGTTCAAGAAACGCCTGGAAGAACAAAAGGAACGCCACGCCGGCGGCAACAAGTGGATCGGCACCGGCGGCACCAGCCCGTTCGGCTCCGGCGGCTTCAACCCCGAAGGCATTCGCGTGGGTGATGCCGGCAAGCGCCAGGGCAAGGCGGTCAAGGTCTGGGACCAGCGCGAGTACAAGAACCTCGATGACTCGGTGGAACTGGGCACGCGCAACATCAAGATCGCCCTGCGCCGCCTGCGCAAGTTCGCCCGCCAGGGTGCGGCGGAAGAACTGGATATCGACGGCACCATCGACCATACGGCGCGGGATGCCGGGCTGCTGAACATCCAGATGCGCCCGGAGCGGCGCAACACCATTAAGCTGCTGTTGCTGTTCGATATCGGCGGTTCGATGGATGCCCACGTGAAGACCTGCGAAGAGCTGTTCTCCGCCTGCAAGACCGAGTTCAAGCACCTGGAGTATTTCTACTTCCACAACTTCATTTATGAATCGGTGTGGAAGAACAACATGCGCCGGGGCTCGGAACGCACCTCGACCCAGGACTTGCTGCACAAGTACGGTGCCGACTACAAAGTGATCTTCATCGGCGACGCGGCCATGGCGCCGTATGAAATCACCCAGGCCGGCGGCAGCGTCGAGCACTGGAATGAAGAGCCCGGGTATGTGTGGATGCAGCGGTTCATGGAGAAGTACAAGAAGCTGATCTGGATTAATCCGTATCCAAAAGATACCTGGGGCTATACCGCGTCCACCGGGATTGTCCGGGATTTGATCGAGGACCAGATGTTTCCGTTGACGTTGCGCGGGCTTGAGGAAGGGATGCGCTTTCTCTCCAAATAG
- a CDS encoding AAA family ATPase: MKFEGTQAYVATDDLKLAVNAAITLERPLLVKGEPGTGKTMLAEQLAESFGARLITWHIKSTTKAHQGLYEYDAVSRLRDSQLGVDKVHDVRNYLKKGKLWEAFESEERVILLIDEIDKADIEFPNDLLQELDKMEFYVYEIDETIKAKKRPIIIITSNNEKELPDAFLRRCFFHYIAFPDRTTLQKIVDVHYPNIKKDLVSEALDVFFDVRKVPGLKKKPSTSELVDWLKLLMADNIGEAVLRERDPTKAIPPLAGALVKNEQDVQLLERLAFMSRRGNR, encoded by the coding sequence ATGAAGTTTGAAGGCACACAGGCCTACGTTGCCACCGATGACCTGAAACTGGCCGTCAACGCCGCCATCACGCTGGAGCGGCCCCTGCTGGTCAAGGGTGAACCGGGTACCGGCAAGACCATGCTCGCCGAGCAACTGGCCGAATCCTTTGGTGCCCGGCTGATCACCTGGCACATCAAGTCCACCACCAAGGCCCACCAGGGCCTGTACGAGTACGACGCAGTGAGCCGCCTGCGCGACTCGCAATTGGGCGTAGACAAGGTGCATGACGTACGCAACTACCTGAAAAAGGGCAAGCTTTGGGAGGCTTTTGAGTCCGAGGAGCGGGTCATCCTGCTGATCGACGAAATCGACAAGGCCGACATCGAATTCCCCAACGACCTGCTGCAAGAACTCGACAAGATGGAGTTCTACGTCTACGAAATCGACGAGACCATCAAGGCCAAGAAACGCCCGATCATTATCATTACCTCCAACAACGAAAAAGAGCTGCCGGACGCGTTTCTGCGCCGCTGCTTCTTCCACTACATCGCCTTCCCGGACCGCACCACCCTGCAAAAGATCGTCGACGTGCACTACCCCAACATCAAGAAAGACCTGGTCAGCGAAGCGCTGGACGTGTTCTTCGACGTGCGCAAAGTACCGGGCCTGAAGAAAAAACCCTCCACCTCAGAGCTGGTGGACTGGCTGAAACTGCTGATGGCCGACAACATCGGCGAAGCGGTGCTGCGCGAGCGCGACCCCACCAAGGCTATCCCACCGCTGGCCGGTGCCCTGGTGAAGAACGAGCAAGACGTGCAGTTGCTCGAGCGCCTGGCGTTCATGAGCCGTCGCGGTAACCGATAA
- a CDS encoding DUF748 domain-containing protein, which produces MKRRYSWPLWTLAGVVVLLVVLDIALPYLVRNYLNDKLADMGDYRGQVTDVDLALWRGAYRINGLQIVKVDGKVPVPFVKAPVIDLSVSWHSLWYDHAVVAQVQFIKPELNFVDGGTNKQASQTGQGTDWRAQLGKLLPITLNEVRIADGKIAFHNFNSKPQVNLYATQVNASFYNLTNVVDVKGKRDARFDGKALFLGQAPLEATATFDPLSNFEDFEFRFRARDIELKRMNDFASAYGKFDFNAGTGDLVVEAQAEKGQLTGYIKPLLRNVEVFNWQQDVENKDKGIFRSIWEAVVGVSETVLKNQRKNQFATRVELSGNVHQQDISAFQAFLQILRNGFVQAFNARYEQPKPSAD; this is translated from the coding sequence ATGAAACGTCGCTACAGTTGGCCGCTTTGGACCCTTGCCGGGGTCGTGGTACTGCTGGTGGTGCTGGATATCGCCCTGCCCTATCTGGTGCGTAATTACCTGAATGACAAACTCGCCGACATGGGTGATTACCGCGGCCAGGTCACCGATGTCGACCTCGCGCTGTGGCGCGGTGCCTACCGAATCAACGGCTTACAGATCGTCAAGGTGGACGGCAAGGTGCCGGTACCGTTCGTCAAGGCGCCGGTGATTGACCTTTCGGTCAGTTGGCATTCGCTGTGGTACGACCATGCGGTGGTCGCCCAGGTGCAGTTCATCAAGCCAGAGCTGAACTTCGTCGACGGCGGCACCAACAAGCAGGCATCCCAGACCGGTCAGGGCACCGACTGGCGGGCGCAACTGGGCAAACTGTTGCCGATCACCCTCAATGAGGTGCGCATTGCCGACGGGAAAATCGCCTTTCATAACTTCAACTCCAAACCTCAGGTCAACCTGTACGCGACCCAGGTCAACGCCAGCTTCTACAACCTGACCAACGTGGTGGACGTCAAAGGCAAACGCGATGCGCGCTTCGACGGCAAGGCGCTGTTCCTGGGCCAAGCGCCACTGGAAGCCACGGCAACGTTCGACCCCTTGAGCAATTTCGAAGATTTCGAATTCCGCTTCCGCGCCCGGGATATCGAACTCAAGCGCATGAATGACTTCGCCTCGGCCTACGGCAAGTTCGACTTCAATGCCGGCACCGGCGACCTGGTGGTAGAAGCCCAGGCCGAAAAAGGTCAACTGACCGGTTACATCAAGCCGTTGCTGCGCAATGTCGAGGTGTTCAACTGGCAACAGGACGTGGAGAACAAGGACAAGGGCATTTTCCGCTCGATCTGGGAGGCCGTGGTGGGCGTCAGCGAAACCGTGTTGAAGAACCAGCGTAAAAACCAGTTTGCCACCCGCGTGGAACTGAGCGGCAACGTACACCAGCAAGATATCAGCGCGTTCCAGGCGTTTTTGCAGATTTTGCGCAATGGTTTCGTGCAGGCGTTCAATGCTCGCTATGAACAACCCAAGCCCAGCGCAGACTGA
- the cysK gene encoding cysteine synthase A, producing MSRIFADNAHSIGNTPLVQINRIAPRGVTILAKIEGRNPGYSVKCRIGANMIWDAEGSGKLKPGMTIVEPTSGNTGIGLAFVAAARGYKLLLTMPASMSIERRKVLKALGAELVLTEPAKGMKGAIEKAGEIIASDPAKYFMPAQFENPANPAIHEKTTGPEIWNDTDGAVDVLVAGVGTGGTITGVSRYIKNIQGKPILSVAVEPISSPVITQALAGEEIKPSPHKIQGIGAGFVPKNLDLSMVDRVELVSDEESKAMALRLMQEEGILCGISCGAAMAVAVRLAEKPEMQGKTIVVVLPDSGERYLSSMLFADLFTDQENQA from the coding sequence ATGAGCCGCATTTTTGCAGACAACGCGCACTCCATCGGTAACACGCCCCTGGTTCAGATCAACCGCATCGCCCCGCGTGGCGTGACCATCCTGGCCAAGATCGAGGGGCGTAACCCGGGGTATTCGGTGAAGTGCCGAATTGGCGCAAACATGATCTGGGACGCCGAAGGCAGCGGCAAACTCAAGCCGGGCATGACCATTGTCGAACCGACTTCCGGCAACACCGGGATTGGCCTTGCGTTTGTTGCCGCCGCCCGTGGTTATAAGCTGCTGCTGACCATGCCCGCGTCCATGAGCATCGAGCGCCGCAAGGTACTCAAGGCCCTCGGCGCAGAACTGGTGTTGACCGAGCCGGCCAAGGGCATGAAGGGCGCAATCGAAAAAGCCGGTGAAATCATCGCCAGTGACCCCGCCAAGTACTTTATGCCGGCCCAGTTTGAAAACCCGGCCAACCCGGCGATCCACGAGAAAACCACCGGCCCGGAAATCTGGAACGACACCGATGGCGCCGTGGACGTACTGGTGGCAGGCGTAGGCACCGGCGGCACCATCACGGGGGTGTCGCGCTATATCAAGAACATCCAGGGCAAGCCGATTTTGTCGGTGGCGGTGGAGCCCATCAGTTCGCCGGTGATTACCCAGGCGCTGGCCGGTGAAGAGATCAAGCCCAGCCCCCATAAGATTCAGGGCATCGGCGCCGGCTTTGTGCCGAAGAACCTCGACCTGTCGATGGTCGACCGGGTCGAACTGGTCAGCGACGAAGAATCCAAGGCCATGGCGTTGCGCCTGATGCAGGAGGAGGGGATTTTGTGCGGTATCTCCTGCGGCGCCGCGATGGCCGTGGCGGTGCGCCTGGCAGAGAAGCCGGAAATGCAGGGCAAGACCATCGTCGTGGTGCTGCCGGACTCCGGTGAGCGCTACCTGTCGAGCATGTTGTTTGCCGATTTGTTTACCGATCAGGAAAACCAGGCTTGA
- a CDS encoding aspartyl/asparaginyl beta-hydroxylase domain-containing protein codes for MTFSLAAKLSVLLLFIGSTLYVHLRGKARLPMLRQFVNHSALFAPYNALMYIFSAVPSKPYLDRSKFPELDVLKDNWEVIREEAMHLFDEGYIRAAEKNNDAGFGSFFKKGWKRFYLKWYDKPLPSAELLCPKTVALVSSIPNVKGAMFALLPGGSHLNPHRDPFAGSLRYHLGLSTPNSDDCRIFVDGQVYAWRDGEDVMFDETYVHWVKNETEHTRVILFCDIERPLSSRLMTRINRWVSAQLGRATAPQNLDDERVGGINQAYAWSKRFSDSFSGVVKQWKRKHPKAYRILRPVLAVVVLTALGYWLFG; via the coding sequence ATGACCTTTTCTTTGGCCGCCAAACTGTCGGTGTTGCTGCTGTTTATCGGCAGCACACTGTATGTGCATTTGCGTGGCAAGGCCCGTTTGCCGATGTTGCGTCAATTCGTCAACCATTCGGCGCTGTTCGCCCCGTATAACGCCTTGATGTACATCTTCTCTGCCGTGCCGTCCAAGCCGTACCTGGACCGCAGCAAGTTCCCGGAGCTGGACGTGCTCAAGGACAATTGGGAAGTGATTCGCGAAGAGGCCATGCACCTGTTCGACGAGGGCTACATCCGCGCTGCCGAGAAGAACAACGACGCCGGTTTTGGCTCGTTCTTCAAGAAGGGCTGGAAGCGCTTCTACCTCAAGTGGTACGACAAACCGTTGCCGTCGGCCGAACTGCTATGCCCCAAAACCGTGGCCCTGGTCAGCAGCATTCCCAACGTCAAGGGCGCGATGTTTGCCCTGTTGCCGGGTGGCAGCCACCTCAACCCGCACCGTGACCCGTTTGCTGGCTCCCTGCGTTATCACCTGGGGCTGTCTACGCCCAACTCCGACGACTGCCGTATCTTCGTCGACGGCCAGGTGTACGCCTGGCGTGACGGTGAAGACGTGATGTTCGATGAAACCTACGTGCACTGGGTGAAGAACGAAACCGAGCACACCCGGGTGATCCTGTTCTGCGATATCGAACGCCCACTGAGCAGCCGCCTGATGACGCGCATCAACCGTTGGGTCAGCGCTCAACTGGGCCGCGCAACTGCGCCGCAGAACCTGGACGACGAACGCGTTGGCGGGATCAACCAGGCGTATGCCTGGAGCAAACGCTTCAGCGACAGCTTCAGCGGTGTGGTCAAGCAGTGGAAGCGCAAGCATCCCAAGGCTTATCGCATACTGCGGCCGGTGCTGGCGGTGGTGGTGCTGACGGCGTTGGGGTACTGGTTGTTTGGTTAA
- a CDS encoding DMT family transporter — MSVISKQSVAAAASTSLFVLLWSSGAIFSKWGLAHASPFAFLLIRFAIALAGLVVLVPILKLKLPRPGKPLLYAAATGLVLLGAYQIFYLLALDLKVTPGMMATIMGVQPILTVVLMERQRSWSRMFGLALGLAGLIMVVYQGIGMSGMSLAGMLFGLLALASMTCGSIMQKRITDNPLGTLPVQYLAGLLLCSVFVPFQPFHFEHSAGFFVPVLWMGLVVSLLATLLLYRLIARGNLVNVTSLFYLVPAVTAVMDYLIFGNKLATLSLLGMGLIIVGLAFVFRKSR, encoded by the coding sequence ATGTCTGTTATTTCGAAACAATCCGTGGCCGCGGCGGCCTCGACGAGCCTGTTTGTGCTGCTGTGGAGCAGCGGGGCGATTTTCTCCAAATGGGGCCTGGCCCACGCGTCACCCTTTGCCTTTCTGCTGATTCGGTTTGCCATCGCCCTGGCGGGGTTGGTGGTGCTGGTACCGATCCTCAAGCTGAAATTGCCACGCCCCGGCAAACCGCTGCTTTATGCGGCGGCCACCGGGCTGGTGCTGCTGGGGGCTTATCAGATTTTCTATCTGTTGGCCCTGGACCTCAAAGTGACGCCAGGCATGATGGCAACCATCATGGGCGTGCAACCGATCCTCACCGTGGTGTTGATGGAGCGTCAGCGCTCCTGGAGCCGGATGTTCGGCCTGGCGTTGGGGTTGGCGGGGTTGATCATGGTGGTGTATCAGGGCATTGGTATGTCCGGCATGTCCCTGGCCGGCATGCTCTTTGGCCTGTTGGCGCTGGCCAGCATGACCTGCGGCTCGATCATGCAGAAACGCATCACCGATAACCCGTTGGGCACGCTGCCGGTGCAGTACCTGGCCGGGTTGCTGTTGTGCTCGGTGTTTGTGCCGTTCCAGCCGTTCCACTTTGAACACAGCGCCGGCTTCTTCGTGCCGGTGCTGTGGATGGGGTTAGTGGTGTCGCTGCTGGCCACGTTGTTGCTGTACCGGTTGATTGCCCGGGGCAACCTGGTGAATGTCACCAGCCTGTTTTACCTGGTGCCGGCGGTGACGGCGGTGATGGACTACCTGATTTTCGGCAACAAGCTGGCAACCCTGAGTTTGCTGGGGATGGGCTTGATCATTGTCGGATTGGCTTTTGTGTTCCGTAAGAGCCGATAA
- a CDS encoding DMT family transporter: protein MKPVDTLHLLVLAAIWGASFLFMRIIAPEIGTLPTAFFRVSIAATGLLVILAMMRVSWDFQGKFKTVLLLGVINSGIPATMYSVAAQVLPAGYSAIFNATTPLMGVLIGGLFFSERLTPSKIAGVCLGLFGVGVLTRAGPVAFDMELLMGALACLLATTCYGFAGFLARRWLDQRGGLDSRLAALGSMLGATLFLLPLFAWNAISHPPLSWGGWQVWLSLLGLGLGCTAFAYILYFRLLTSIGPVKSMTVTFMIPPFGVLWGALLLDEPLSMAHLYGGLLIAGALWLVLRPGKLAKAL, encoded by the coding sequence GTGAAACCTGTCGACACCCTGCACCTGTTGGTGCTGGCCGCAATCTGGGGCGCGAGTTTTCTGTTCATGCGGATTATCGCGCCGGAAATCGGCACTCTTCCTACGGCATTTTTCAGGGTGTCGATTGCCGCCACCGGCCTGTTGGTGATCCTCGCCATGATGCGGGTGAGTTGGGACTTCCAAGGCAAGTTCAAGACGGTTTTGTTGCTGGGCGTCATTAACTCCGGCATTCCCGCGACCATGTATTCAGTGGCAGCCCAAGTACTGCCGGCCGGTTACTCGGCGATCTTCAATGCCACCACGCCGCTGATGGGCGTGCTGATTGGCGGGCTGTTTTTCAGTGAGCGCCTGACACCGTCGAAAATTGCCGGGGTGTGCCTGGGGCTGTTTGGGGTTGGCGTGCTGACTCGCGCGGGGCCGGTAGCCTTTGATATGGAACTGCTGATGGGCGCGCTGGCGTGCCTGTTGGCGACCACCTGTTATGGCTTTGCCGGCTTTTTGGCACGGCGCTGGCTGGATCAACGGGGCGGCCTCGACAGTCGCCTCGCAGCCCTGGGCAGCATGCTTGGGGCCACGCTGTTTTTGCTGCCGTTGTTTGCCTGGAATGCCATCAGCCATCCACCCCTCAGTTGGGGCGGCTGGCAGGTGTGGCTGTCGCTGCTGGGGTTGGGGTTGGGGTGTACGGCGTTCGCCTACATCTTGTACTTCCGATTGCTGACGTCCATCGGCCCGGTAAAATCGATGACCGTGACCTTCATGATTCCGCCGTTCGGGGTGTTGTGGGGCGCATTGCTGCTGGATGAGCCGCTGTCCATGGCGCATCTGTATGGCGGGCTGTTGATTGCGGGGGCGTTGTGGCTGGTGCTTCGGCCGGGGAAATTGGCCAAGGCCCTGTAG
- a CDS encoding methyl-accepting chemotaxis protein, translating into MSLRNMGIGLRASLSFAVLAGLLVLVGLFGLGQMAKLRESATIIEDSWMPSIETVHDSAAYIASIRLEALRLLTTDESRVRDTSKTLITKEQADLQESFKQYETLVVNEQDAAMLKQLKSAVSAYMTIMGQMIALVDQDQQQQAMDLLNSRLAPQGLVLNKSLEDLITFNQKGVQDAAESAAQMYYSAQWVVGVIIITALLATLLLAWLLTRSITTPIGQALAVARTIASGDLSQPIVVEGKDEPAQLLTALATMQANLQETIRGISESSQQLASAAEEMSSVMEQSTRGLQAQNDEIEQAATAVTQMSAAVDEVAGNAVSSAEASKASDEDSKHGHYQISETISSIQNLVDEVLGASTKAEGLAAQAQDISKVLEVIRGIAGQTNLLALNAAIEAARAGEAGRGFAVVADEVRSLAQRTQDSTEEIEQMINAIQQGTQDTVGALNSSAEHAGQTLQRANSAGSALEKITAAISQISQRNLVIASAAEQQALVAREVDRSLVNIRDLSTQTAAGATQTSAASQELSRLAVDLNGLVTRFVL; encoded by the coding sequence ATGTCATTGAGGAATATGGGGATCGGCCTGCGCGCCAGTCTGAGTTTTGCGGTGCTTGCCGGTTTACTGGTACTGGTGGGTCTGTTTGGCCTGGGGCAAATGGCCAAGCTGCGAGAAAGCGCCACCATCATTGAAGATTCCTGGATGCCAAGCATTGAGACGGTCCACGACAGTGCGGCCTACATCGCCAGCATCCGCCTGGAAGCCTTGCGCCTGTTGACCACCGATGAGTCGAGGGTACGTGACACGAGCAAAACCCTGATCACCAAGGAACAGGCCGACCTTCAGGAAAGCTTCAAGCAATACGAAACACTGGTGGTCAACGAACAAGACGCCGCGATGCTCAAGCAGTTGAAAAGTGCGGTTTCGGCGTACATGACCATCATGGGCCAGATGATTGCGCTGGTGGACCAGGACCAACAGCAACAAGCCATGGACCTGCTCAACAGCCGCCTCGCGCCCCAGGGCCTGGTGCTCAACAAAAGCCTGGAAGACCTGATCACCTTCAACCAAAAAGGTGTCCAGGACGCTGCAGAGTCGGCGGCGCAGATGTATTACAGCGCCCAATGGGTTGTCGGTGTGATCATCATTACCGCCCTGCTGGCCACGTTGCTGCTGGCCTGGCTACTGACCCGCAGTATCACCACGCCGATTGGCCAGGCACTGGCGGTGGCCCGTACCATCGCGTCCGGCGACCTGAGCCAACCGATCGTCGTCGAAGGCAAGGATGAACCAGCGCAACTGCTTACCGCCTTGGCCACCATGCAGGCCAACCTGCAGGAAACCATCCGTGGCATCAGCGAATCGTCGCAGCAGTTGGCATCGGCGGCCGAGGAGATGAGCTCGGTGATGGAACAGAGCACCCGCGGCCTGCAAGCGCAGAACGACGAGATCGAACAGGCGGCCACCGCCGTGACGCAGATGAGCGCGGCGGTAGATGAAGTGGCGGGCAATGCGGTGTCCAGCGCCGAAGCGTCCAAGGCCTCCGACGAAGACAGCAAGCACGGCCACTACCAGATCAGCGAAACCATCAGCTCGATCCAGAACCTGGTGGACGAAGTGCTCGGCGCCTCGACCAAGGCTGAAGGCCTGGCGGCTCAGGCCCAGGACATCAGCAAGGTGCTGGAAGTGATTCGCGGGATTGCCGGGCAAACCAACCTGCTGGCGCTCAACGCGGCGATTGAGGCAGCCCGCGCGGGCGAGGCCGGTCGCGGCTTTGCCGTGGTGGCGGACGAAGTGCGCTCCCTGGCACAACGCACCCAGGATTCCACCGAAGAAATCGAGCAGATGATCAACGCAATCCAGCAAGGCACCCAAGACACCGTGGGCGCACTGAACAGCAGCGCCGAACACGCCGGCCAGACCTTGCAGCGGGCCAACAGCGCGGGCAGTGCCCTGGAGAAAATCACCGCGGCCATCTCGCAGATCAGCCAGCGCAACCTGGTGATCGCCAGCGCCGCCGAGCAGCAGGCGTTGGTGGCCCGTGAGGTGGACCGCAGCCTGGTGAACATTCGGGATCTGTCGACACAAACCGCAGCCGGTGCCACCCAGACCTCGGCAGCCAGCCAGGAACTGTCGCGCCTGGCAGTGGACCTCAATGGGCTGGTGACGCGTTTCGTGCTGTAA